A single region of the Vicia villosa cultivar HV-30 ecotype Madison, WI linkage group LG4, Vvil1.0, whole genome shotgun sequence genome encodes:
- the LOC131595502 gene encoding uncharacterized protein LOC131595502, whose protein sequence is MNFFKTVFSDEPDSPSHDSDQSDSPPHDPDQAESDHDTSTENTAWSFGGLIQTLASKSESVIANYRHDLEEFGSGLKIETSVIREAASRAVKDLPASLDVGASVAQESLETVGQAIDDIGSSVWKSTAQIISHGRDSLLSPDSDSDSSNNGNKRILRSSSSSQGLDLKYSRFDVLMRGLQSDVNTYLEEPEDLENFNEWKLGFELDNKEEEIENLIKENAVVDEIYEKVVPSKIDDDRFWSRYFYKLHKLNQAEEARAKLVKHAISGEEEDLSWDFDDDDDDDDNNDGKGPKGSNSGVSELKEDNSAIVAATVGANVETVKNLKTENDEKGVVAPESITDEGANAVTVKDLKIENDKGVVAPESVTDEGANVETVEDLKMENDEKGVVVPESITNEDDKLEVKNNDNVTSNVPVTVTMGDQDEKLDEKNEVSDVKTDNDNGGESCKDSDISVVSISSQPSLPEEEDISWEEIEDVESNDERKDDVGGSESRIDLRKRLSSATADQDDEDLSWDMEDDDDDDEAVKS, encoded by the coding sequence ATGAACTTCTTCAAAACTGTCTTCTCCGACGAACCCGACTCGCCGTCGCATGATTCCGACCAAAGCGACTCGCCACCGCATGATCCCGATCAAGCCGAATCAGATCACGATACATCCACCGAAAACACCGCTTGGAGCTTCGGCGGCTTGATCCAAACCCTAGCATCAAAATCCGAATCCGTCATCGCGAATTACCGGCACGATCTCGAAGAATTCGGCTCCGGCTTGAAGATTGAAACATCGGTGATCCGAGAAGCCGCCTCACGCGCTGTTAAAGACCTCCCGGCTTCCCTAGATGTAGGCGCCTCGGTGGCTCAGGAATCGCTCGAGACCGTTGGGCAAGCTATCGACGACATCGGCAGCAGCGTTTGGAAATCGACGGCGCAGATTATTTCACACGGTAGGGATTCTCTTTTATcccctgattctgattctgattcgaGCAATAACGgtaacaagagaatattgaggaGTAGTAGTAGTAGTCAGGGTTTGGATTTGAAATATAGTAGATTTGATGTATTAATGCGTGGTCTTCAGAGTGATGTTAATACCTATTTGGAGGAACCTGAGGATTTGGAGAATTTCAATGAGTGGAAATTAGGGTTTGAATTGGATAATAAGGAAGAGGAGATTGAGAATTTGATTAAAGAGAATGCTGTTGTTGATGAGATTTATGAGAAGGTTGTTCCTAGTAAGATTGATGATGATAGATTCTGGAGCAGGTATTTTTATAAGCTGCATAAGCTTAACCAAGCTGAGGAAGCAAGGGCTAAGCTTGTGAAGCATGCTATTTCTGGTGAAGAGGAGGATTTGAGCTGGGAtttcgatgatgatgatgatgacgacgaTAATAATGATGGAAAGGGGCCCAAAGGAAGTAACAGTGGGGTTTCTGAATTGAAGGAGGATAATTCTGCTATTGTTGCCGCTACCGTTGGTGCTAATGTTGAGACTGTTAAGAATTTGAAGACAGAAAATGATGAGAAAGGTGTGGTTGCTCCTGAATCTATAACTGATGAAGGTGCTAATGCTGTGACTGTTAAGGATTTGAAGATAGAAAATGATAAGGGTGTTGTTGCTCCTGAATCTGTAACTGATGAAGGTGCTAATGTTGAGACTGTTGAGGATTTGAAGATGGAAAATGATGAGAAGGGTGTTGTAGTTCCTGAATCTATAACTAATGAAGATGATAAGTTGGAGGTGAAGAATAATGACAATGTGACATCTAATGTTCCAGTAACTGTGACTATGGGTGATCAAGATGAAAAGTTAGATGAGAAAAACGAGGTATCAGATGTGAAGACAGATAACGATAACGGTGGTGAATCCTGCAAAGATAGTGATATTTCAGTTGTTTCAATTTCAAGCCAACCTTCATTGCCTGAAGAAGAAGACATTAGCTGGGAGGAGATTGAAGATGTTGAAAGTAATGATGAAAGAAAAGATGATGTTGGTGGGTCTGAAAGTAGGATTGATTTGCGGAAGAGGTTGAGTTCTGCAACGGCTGACCAAGATGATGAGGATCTAAGTTGGGAtatggaagatgatgatgatgatgatgaggctgTTAAGTCATGA
- the LOC131595503 gene encoding BI1-like protein has protein sequence MMMFDQSPQAQQDKRGYTSVKNDQEFDIESGETLYPGLSVGENQLRWGFIRKVYGILCAQILLTTIVSVITVFYAPLNLLLRGNSPLLLFLVFLPFIFLIPLLRYQQKHPHNYILLGLFTLSISFTVGVTCANTDGKIVLEALILTSAVVSSLTGYAFWASKKGKDFSYLGPLLYTCLFTLVLTGMMQMFFPLGPVAHAIYGGIGAMIFSAYIVYDTDNLIKRFTYDEYIGASVTLYLDILNLFLSILRILREANN, from the exons ATGATGATGTTTGATCAATCGCCGCAGGCGCAGCAAGACAAGCGAGGCTACACAAGCGTGAAAAACgatcaagaattcgacatcgaatCAGGAGAAACCCTCTACCCCGGTCTCAGCGTCGGCGAAAATCAACTCCGTTGGGGTTTCATCCGTAAAGTCTACGGAATCCTCTGCGCTCAGATCCTTCTAACCACCATCGTCTCCGTTATAACCGTTTTCTACGCTCCTCTTAATCTTCTCCTTAGGGGAAATTCTCCTCTTCTCCTGTTCCTCGTCTTCCTCCCATTTATCT TTTTGATTCCTTTGTTGAGGTATCAACAGAAGCATCCTCATAATTACATTTTGCTTGGACTTTTCACCTTGTCCATTAGCTTCACCGTCGGAGTTACCTGTGCTAATACAGATG GAAAGATTGTTCTTGAGGCATTGATTTTGACATCTGCTGTGGTTTCTTCATTGACTGGTTATGCCTTTTGGGCTTCAAAGAAGGGCAAGGATTTTAGCTACCTTGGTCCTCTCTTGTATACCTGTCTGTTTACCCTTGTCCTCACCGGCATGATGCAG ATGTTCTTCCCTCTTGGGCCAGTAGCACATGCAATCTATGGTGGAATTGGTGCTATGATTTTCTCTGCTTACATTGTCTACGACACTGACAACCTGATCAAGCGCTTCACTTATGATGAATACATTGGGGCCTCTGTCACTCTTTATCTTGACATCCTGAACCTGTTCCTTTCCATCTTGAGGATTCTGAGGGAGGCAAACAATTAG
- the LOC131598073 gene encoding uncharacterized protein LOC131598073: MLHKVVEIDKFEGYQVSRDMYVRLPPFANDTMILGNGRWNNLWSIKAILEDFELVLGFKVNFYKSEIYGVNVDEAFMKCASQFLCCCKDDIPFKFLGIPLGANPIRRVTCNLVLESLKKKLPTWKAQMLSFGGRVILLNSRLSSILVVRGFSPQNCFPILYRRSKKSSGKINEMGNVQVEEWIWNLHIA; encoded by the exons ATGTTGCATAAGGTTGTTGAAATTGATAAATTTGAAGGGTATCAGGTAAGTAGAGATATGTATGTTAGATTACCGCCATTCGCTAATGACACAATGATATTGGGGAATGGGAGGTGGAACAATCTATGGAGTATTAAGGCTATACTCGAGGATTTTGAACTAGTATTAGGATTCAAAGTTAACTTTTACAAAAGCGAGATTTATGGTGTTAATGTAGACGAGGCTTTTATGAAATGTGCATCACAATTTTTATGTTGCTGCAAAGATGACATTCCTTTCAAGTTTCTAGGTATACCACTGGGAGCAAATCCTATAAGACGTGTCACTTGTAACCTAGTGTTGGAAAGTCTAAAGAAGAAGCTACCAACATGGAAAGCTCAAATGTTGTCATTTGGGGGAAGGGTGATATTGCTGAACTCAAGGCTTTCTAGTATCctg GTGGTTAGGGGATTCTCCCCTCAAAATTGTTTTCCTATTCTGTATAGAAGGTCAAAGAAGTCATCAGGGAAGATTAATGAGATGGGAAATGTGCAGGTCGAAGAATGGATATGGAATTTGCATATTGCGTAA